The DNA segment TACTGTCATTATATTGTTGcacaataatacttaaatactcttttacatacaaatacaacATTATGTGACAATATCACATTTAGCAGACACCAATTCCCAATCATTTtgttaaacttataaaataatttacattattataattaagtcacattttatgaaaccaaaataatatttacaatatgtcATAGATCTTGACCTaaggaagaaaattaaaataatatatttaaaataaaaatcactctAGTTGCAATAACTGCAATGAAATTAGAACACATGTTGAAACTAATTAGTCATAGACACACTTTCTTATGTATTAAAAGTATAACACTTGAATGTGGTAGCTATTCATGCTAAATCCTAACTCATATGATGCACTCACACCCACAGCACACACCATAAGGTTCATAATGTCAGTTCCATTATAAATGTAAGTCTCTAACTCTGGGCTTGCACCTTGCCGGCTCATTTCTTAGGCAAGGCTCAGTCAGTTTTTAACCGCTTTGCTGGTGTTGTGGTACCACTACTTTGAGAATTGGAGTCTTCAGAGAAGTTCAGGTTTGTTGAATTAAACTCTGTTGGCCCTTGGGAGTCACTCACTGTTGAGAAACCTGGAAATGATATTGATATTagtcaaaagatttattttgaaaaaaaaatgtagggtCAATAATGCCCCCAGATTAGAACCCTGACCTACTTGCTTTGCCACAAAATTCTGCCAGTTTAGGCAATATCAATAAAGGTAtctattatttgaatattattatctttactCACATGTGTTAGAATCTTCAGCCATGCCGAAGTTGGAGTTCGAGGAGTCGTGAACTTTCTTCGGTGTCAATGTGTTCTCCTTATTTTCGCGTTTAGCCGCGTGTTTCTTCTTTTGCTCATTTGTAGAAATCGGAACCCATTTGTAAATTTTCATAGTAGTTTCTCCAATCGTTACCCATTTTTTCTCCCTACAAatagatttagaattatttaatattcattgacaactttataaaaatatttgcacatTTCCATCTTACTTACCAATGGCGAACTTTTTCCACAGCTTGCATTACTCTTTTGATATCATCTTTGACACGGTTTCTTGTTTCCGCACGGACAGAACGGGACATTTTCCAAgtattaaattagaatttaaggaaaaaataaagttgaagtaattttacacagcaaaatatttgtttccgAGTGCTTTCTACTGAGTACTCTCACAAGCGGCGTTCTTCGTAAACTTCCTATTCATCCGCCATTGACTTAGCGTAGTAAAGTTGACATTCACATAATTTTACGTTTAGTTTATTCATGCACGAGCATGGTACAACGaggtttaactttaaatattattctatcTAAAGCgatgtgataaaatataattcataatgataaaatttatacaataaaaacaaaacttaaacatGTAACATAGATGacatgaataaa comes from the Trichoplusia ni isolate ovarian cell line Hi5 chromosome 22, tn1, whole genome shotgun sequence genome and includes:
- the LOC113504572 gene encoding B-cell CLL/lymphoma 7 protein family member A, giving the protein MSRSVRAETRNRVKDDIKRVMQAVEKVRHWEKKWVTIGETTMKIYKWVPISTNEQKKKHAAKRENKENTLTPKKVHDSSNSNFGMAEDSNTCFSTVSDSQGPTEFNSTNLNFSEDSNSQSSGTTTPAKRLKTD